CAGTATAGAGAACGCGCCAAACAGTTTTAAGCACTTCAAACCAAGCTGCTCCGATGGTAGCAGCTCCACGTCTTCCAGATGGCTCGGCCGAGCAGCACGTGCTTCATTCTCTGCCCTGAAACAGGCTGGATCGCGAGCATACTGCTTGTATACGCATGTTATGCCGGTCTGCGCCTGGATGAGATTGGCGTCTTTTCCGTTGACGATTAGGGTACCGACAGTGCGTCCGTATCGGTCGATAGTGTCTTCGTTGAGAGTGACTGTTTTTCCGTAAACCAGATCGGATAGTGACTGCTTTGACCGTTGCCCAAATGGCTGATCCTTTTCAGGTGCATCGATCTGGGCCAGCCGGACGTTGATCTGCCGATGACCATCAGCAAGGCACGTCACTGTGTCGTCATCTGCGACAACAACAACCTTGTACTGGATCTCTAAAGCAGACGCTCAGTACATAGAGTAAGTAGAGAAGCAAGCAGCGTGGCAGATGATTTCATGCAGAAATCATGCTGGCTACAAGTCATTCCAGCAAGTATTTCTCGTGCACATGACACAAATAAAACAAGGACTTTCATTGCGGAATCCCCTGCAGAAATGATTCCGAAATGATTATGTCAGAA
The DNA window shown above is from Laribacter hongkongensis DSM 14985 and carries:
- a CDS encoding thermonuclease family protein, with the protein product MTCLADGHRQINVRLAQIDAPEKDQPFGQRSKQSLSDLVYGKTVTLNEDTIDRYGRTVGTLIVNGKDANLIQAQTGITCVYKQYARDPACFRAENEARAARPSHLEDVELLPSEQLGLKCLKLFGAFSILPTRA